The window GTTGCCCTTCACCTCTCAATTATGTACCTGTTTTTAAAATATCACCGAAGCATTCAATTTCGTACTCATCTATGATACAAACAATAACCCTGCTGAACTCGCCCACATTTACTTCGTTTTTCGATAGACATTCTTTTGTTGCCAATAAAATATTTTTTATCAGCTCTCCTATTTGGTCTCTCCACTTTTTTATGCCTATAATTTTTGTCAGAATTTCCTGCCTTGACTCTTTTTTATTGCTGTTTGAACGCATTTGCCTGAATTCACTGCTCATATAATCCGGAAAATAGTCCTGAATCAGCCATGTCAGCTTATTGATATACGGCACCAAGACTTCCCAGACCTTTTCCACATCATCATCAAAAATTTTATATTCTCTTGCAAGCATTTCTTTACAGATTGCAACCAGGTCATTCTCATTTTTCACCGGCTTGGTTATAACCGACATATCAGGTGAGTCCAATTTCCCTTCATCTCTTAAAAGACGTTCGGCTTCACTTCCCCTAAACAGAACCATCTTGTTGAACATATTCATAGGTACGTTATCTTCGTATATTTTTGATTCAACGATAAAGTCTATAGTATCAATTAAATCTTGCTTGGTAGTACTCGGACTAACCATAATCATAGCCGGTTCAAGCATAAATCCGTGACTTTTTACCATTTCAACTGCTCTCAAATTTCTTTCAACGGTAACACCTTTTCTCCAAAGATTCAGCAATCGCTGAGAACCGCTTTCAAGTCCTAACAGTAAATCTCTGAGTCCCGCTTTTTTCAAAAGATTCAGAAGGTCCGGCTTTATGGAGTCAACACGTATTTCTGCATGGAAGTTGATTTTGATATTGTTTTCAATTATCTTATTACAAAAAACTTCCAATCTTTCCAACGCCTTGCTGCCGTAGCCAATAAAATTAACATCGCAAAAATACAGATATTCCACTCCAAATTCCTTAACAAGAAATTCAACTTCTTCATAGAGTGATTCCCCGCTTCTGCATCTCCATTTTTCAAGCTCAAGACAGCTTGACGAAGGCGCTGTACAATAAATACAATTCCCCCTGCAGCCTCTGCTTGAATAAATCGAAGCAGTCCTTGTACTGTAGCCTTGATTTTTCAAATAGTACAAGCTGTCTCTGGCTGCAAACGGCAAAACAGATAAATCAGAAATAGTCTCTTTCTTTTGGTTATATACAGCTTCCCCGTTATGCATGTATGCCAGTCCGTCTATATCCTTCCAGGACTGCTTGCTTTTCAATCTGTTGACAAGGGTGAGCATTGGAAGTTCACCTTCTCCCAGAATTACAGAGTCTATCCCTACGGTTGAATTCAAAAGGAACTCGTATATAAAGGATGCACAAGGGCCACCTATGGTAATATGTCCCTTGTACCCTCTCTTCCTGAGATTAAAAATAACCTCCATAGTGTTATAAAGGTGCAGCTCATAAAGAATACTGAAGCCCACCATAACAGGATTGTCCGCCAGTATTTCGTCCTCAATCTGCCTATTGCTTTTATTTTCTATATTGCTGTTAATTATTTTTGTGGGTATATTGTTTTGCCTCAAATATGCTGCCAGACAGGCAATCCCCAAGTTTTCCCTATACCTGTTTATAAAACCGTTAAACAGAGGATTCAAAGACAGATTCTTTGTGTCTTCTCGTATGGCAGTTTCTCTGAAAACGTTTCTGATGCTAATATTTTTCTCCATGCAGGCAACTAAAACAGCATCCACCATTTACACCTCTACTTTTAAGTTATATATAAACTCGGATAATTTTTCTGCATCCTGCAGCAAATCAATATTCAGGTACTCATCTGATATTTCTATATCAAACTTTTGCTCTATTTTCAAAAGCAGTTCCAGTGCATCAACTGAATTGAGCATAAAAGCCGAAGCAATATTGCAGTTTAACGCAATAGAATCAACGCCCTTGTCCTTGCAATATGTTTCTACAATAAGTTCTTTTAAATCATTCTGAATTTGTGCTAAATTTTCGTTTGCCATATTTATCTCTCCTTACAGTTTTATTATTTATTTACAAAACCGGAGAACTCACTGAAAAATGTCTCCGTGTTAGCTTTTACGCAGTTTATACAGCTGTCCAGTTGTTTTCCATTTTCCAATACATTTTCATAACGCTGATAAACCTCTGTCAGTTCATCAGAACAGACATTGCCGTAAATTTCTGCCGGGCCGAAAAAATCACAGCCGCATTTTAGAAAGTCGCCGTTTGTTCCTATAGTATCCTGATATTTGGGAACAAGACACCATGCCGGTAATTCAAAATTGGGAAGGGTATGATGATTTTCATCCAACAAGACTTTATCAAAGTCCTTCAGGTTGCCTGCTCTGTTCCATATAGGCTTACTACCGGCAAAATCTATTTGTTTTTCTTCCCAAAACCTTTGAATTTCCTCACTTGTTGATTTCACCACTGATAATTCGTTTGATATTATCAATAGTTTGGTCTCTGTAATGTTGTTATCCCTTAAATAGTCCCTTACCCCAAGTACATTATCCAATGTAATATCAAAATCCAGATCCAGTGCAGCCTTATAGTCTTCTTTTGTTATTGCATGTACACTGACATTAATCTGGTTAAGTCCGCTTTTGACCAGTCCTTCAACTCTTTTATGGGTCAACAGCTGACCGTTTGTTATAATTTCCGATGGGTATCCGTTTTGAGTACACAGCTTTATGTATGACTCCAGATTTTTATTCAGTAAAGGCTCTCCGCCGCCTGCAAAAAGAAACTTGGGTTTTCGTTCCTCTGCTTCGGAATAATAACGGTTATATACTTCAATAACTTTTTTAAAAGTGTCCGGTGACATGAATAAGGCCGAATCTAATCTTCTTGTACTTGGACAATGAATGCACTTTGCATTACACTGATTAGTTGTCTCTACTTCCACCTGACTGCAATTATGCTTTACGCTAAATAACTCAGAAAATGACATATATCTCTCCTCGAACCATAATAGTTCTTTACTATACTTTTAAGGTATCTACGTATTCTGCAACACTATTTAAGGTTTTGTAGTCCTTAAAACTGAATTTTGATTCGTCAAACTGAATTCCCAACTCTGCTTCCAATAACACCAAAAGCTTTATCAGAGTTATTGAATTCATACCCAGATTAGTTAATTCCGCGTCAAGATCCACTTTGTAATTTTCATCTTCGTTCAAACACTTTCTTACACATTTTTGTATACTTTCTTTTGTTTCTGTCATATTTCATATCCCCCTTAATTATTTTTCATAACATTATGATACATATCACTCATAGCTTTGATTTCAGCTTCAAAATCAATGGATTTACTCCACGCTATGCTGTTATCCCTGCATTTTTTATATAAAGCTTCATTATCCAAGAGACTGTCAATGGCATTAGCCATTTTGTCAGTATCCATGAAAGGCACCTTTATCCCGTTATAGCCGTCACGCAGCCATTCATCCACACCGCCTATTTCAGCAAAAGCAACCAATGGTATTCCTCTTAGCATAGCCTCATACCCCGGATAACCGTAACCTTCGGCATAAATAGAAGGAAAAATCATAATTTTTGCCTTATTAAATACATTCAAATATTCTTCATATTTGCTATGTCCCATAAAGATTACTTTATCATCGATGTTGTTCACTATTGAAAACCTGACAAGGTCTGCTACATAAGCCTTGTCCCCTGTACCTTCAATAAACAGCTTCCAGTTTTTGTTTTTGACTTTTGTGAGGCTTTTCAGAAGCAATTCCGTTCCCTTGTGATAAACTACCCTTCCCGCAAAAAGAAGTACATTTTCTTCTGCCTGTTTTTCAAAAGTTTTTGGCGGCTTCATAATAGGAGGCATTTTGAAAATTTTCTCCCTGTCAGCACCCATATTCACCAGATAATTTACATTAGCCTCAGACAGGCAAACATTCATCTTTACTCTCTTGAGTAAATTAATTTTCTTGTTAAATGCTGCAATATCTTCTTCCTTAATGCAGCCTTCCTTTATACAGAATCGGTTAATAAATTCCTGATCCCTTTTTTCCTTAAAAAGCGGGTCACACGGACAGTAAGCGTTGTCAAACATAGGACGGGGACAAAAGGGGCCCCAATCGAATACCGATCTTACGGTTACATAATTTTCAATGCAATACTCAAAGCATTCATTTTGTAAATCAGAATGTATATGTATGATATCCGGCTTTTGTTCGTCTATGTAGCTGTAAAAATCACCGTCCCCAAGAACATCCATGGGCAGCGTCACAAGGCTTTGGTCCAGTTCATACGGCGTATTTTTTAAAGCCAGATAGTGATTTTCAATTCCATATGAACCCAGATTTTCTTCCAATATTCTAAGTATTTGATACAGTCCCCCGTGGGGGCCTATATAATCTACTATGTGCAGAATCTTCATTAAAAGCTCCTCCTATTTACAGAGAGTTAATTATTGACCTGAAGCAATATGCAGTTATAGTTTACGCTCTTTGAAATTTCTCCTATTGCATAAAATACCATCTTGTCACCTTTTTTCATCTTTCTCTTTTTCATGACATCACGGCAGTTGGCAATCAGGTCTGCATCACCAATATGTGCAATTTCCTTTATGTTGTCCCAGAAAAGAACATCTTTGTTAAGCTCCAACAACAAACAAAATATTATTTCATATATTTCAATACTAAGGTTTTGATGAAGTACACATGCCAATTCATCCTTACTTACACCATTTCTTTTCAAAAGGTTATTTATTGTTCTGGAGCATACTTTCATCATTTCAAGATTGTTATTTATTCCAACTTCACCTTCATATTGCTTTGTATTAAAATCAAAGTCTAAAATTTCAATACCGTCATTCGAGTATTTTATTTCCATTATGGCTGCCGCATCACCTATAATGGAATGGGGTTTATACCTCTCGGTGAAGCCCTCCATCATATTTGCCGTTAAAATTATTGCGACCTCATTTTCCCTTAAAAGCCTGCTTGCCATTCCAATTGTCCATACACAGGACCCGCACTGCTGATTTATTTCTGAAACAGAAGCATTTTCAATATTAAACTTTTCTTTTATGTAATTGGGAACGCTTGTTATCCCGCCATCTGTCAGGGATGTTGCTATGTCAGTGTAAAATATGTACTTGATACTATTTTTGTCTATATTGGTTTCATCAAGATACTTTTGTACAAGCTCCTCGAAAATACTCAATATATTGCGTTCATTCTCAATAGCAATTTTGTCAAAGCCTGCTTTTTCTATAAAATACTTCTCAACCTCAGCGGCATTTTGCGGGTCAGGGAATAGCTCATCCTTACATTTTTCAAAAAATTCATGTACACAAATTGTATTACCGGGTAAATAATAATCCATATAACCTATACTCGCCATATTAAAACCATCCTTTTCTTATCATTTAAATACTTTTCTGTATTTTATTGCTTTATTTTACACAATTTTACATGTTATGATAAAACTATCCCCTTTCGGCACCAGTTAAATAATAAGCCTGTTGCTTAGGGGAATACGATTTTATTAAGTTGTAAGGCTATATATTTATTTATCCGAACAACCGCTGTCAAACAAAAAATCAGTTAGGCTACCCACGGTTTCCAAGCATTCCAGTTCCAAGTCCTCTTCTATTATATCTACTTTAAAATTGCTCTCTATTTTATTAATAAAACTGGTAATGGTCAAAGAGTCCATAATTCCGCCCTGTCCAAGTAATACTGTATTTTCATTGAAAATATATTTATCTTTTTGAAGTACTTCCTTCAGCATTTCACACACCTGATTGTATATTTGTTCCTTCATTTATTCTCTCCATATATTATTTTTAGCCATTCTATTAACATTTCTTTGACTTTCTCAGCGTCTAGCCTTAGGAAAAAACTTTTCCCCGACTTTTCTATTGTTTCAAATCCCAAAAGCTTCAATAGCAAATATGCAGGTTTATTATTTTCTCTCTTTTCATAGGTACATTCAATATTTTTTATGTAAGGTTTTTCTTTTTCCAAACTAAGCATAGCACTGTTTAGAAAAGCTGTCCCTATTCCCCGACCTTCAATACGGCAGGAAATGCAAAACAAGTCTAAAACCGCATTTTCAGAATTTAAGCTAAACATACTTACCCCTACAATACCATGTTCTCCGAAAATATCAGTAAGCTCACAAACAAATATAGCCTTGCTGCTATCCGTAGCATATTCTTTTAAAGAATTCAAATCCAAACGTGTGTGGAGGTTATTCATTTGATTAGTCCTGTGAACCAACTCAAAAACACGGTTGAGGTCTGAGTCCTTATAGGCACGTATTGTAAGGGTCATACAGCACTCTTTTAAAAATTCTTCCCGTGTACCTAAAAATGCTTTTTCAGCCTGTAACCTTTTTTCTCTCTTTTCCATAAGCTCTCTATGGTTTGATAAAGAGGGAAAAGTTTCAGATAAGGACTTTATCTGTTCTTCAAGCAAAAGCTTGTCTTTTATATTAAAAACCTTTACCTCCGGCAGGAATCTCTTTACTTCATACAGCTCAAAATCATTATCATCCACAAATGCTATGCTGTCCGGGCTTATATTGAAATGGACGGATATCCTTTTAATACTCTCGGCTTTTGAGCTATCCGATATTTCAGGATTAATAAAAAATTTATCTATTTTTAATTCCCTGATTTTATAAAGAGCAGCGGAATAATCATTTCTGCTTGCAATAGTCTGTATAATGCCCATTTCGTCTGCCATCTTTATTGTGCTTACAACGTCCTCTTTGAGTCTCACATCAGAATTGTATTTTAATGTGCCATCCCAAACAGTATCATCCAAATCCCAAACAATGCACTTAATCATTTCATAGACTCCCGGTATCCATATTGTATATCTACTAAAAATTTATCCCCGGTATAATCCAACTGGGGTGCTTAACGGACTCTGCTTTTACTATTTCCACAATACAGTCTTTTACTTCAGGTGCAATATAAAAGTGAGGTTCAGTCAAGTCGGTATCTATATTAATAACTCCCTCCTTGATTGCCAGATAGTATAGGGGAGTTTTAGGATATATTCTCATACCTATAACAATTCCCGTTGATTCAGGCTCTGTCTTTTCAAGTAATGAAAAGGTTTCGTTCAGTGTTTCTTCCGTTTCGCCCGGGCCTCCCAAAATAATATTGAAGTAAACCGGCATATCCTGTAGTTTACATTCTTCTGTAGCTTTATAGATTGCTTTAGTATCGCAGCTCTTGCCATAACGCTTCAACACCTCGTTACTTCCCGAGTCCATCCCTAAATCTACCCCCTCACAGCCTGTATCTTTAAACAGTAAAATATCTTCTCTTGTGAGATTGCCCAAATCGACGCTTCCTGTCCAGCATACCGGAAGTTCTCTTCTCTTTATCTCCTGAGCAATACTACGGCTATGCTCTACAGGGTCATTAAAAACACTGTCTGTAAATAAGAAGTAGTTTATGCCCATGGTTTTTATATAAAACTCCATTTCATTTACCACATCTTCCGGCTTACGTAAATGACATGTACGTCCCTCAATAATCGGGTATGTACAGTAAATACAATTATAGTTACAACCTCTTTTGGTTGTTATG of the Ruminiclostridium papyrosolvens DSM 2782 genome contains:
- a CDS encoding B12-binding domain-containing radical SAM protein — its product is MEKNISIRNVFRETAIREDTKNLSLNPLFNGFINRYRENLGIACLAAYLRQNNIPTKIINSNIENKSNRQIEDEILADNPVMVGFSILYELHLYNTMEVIFNLRKRGYKGHITIGGPCASFIYEFLLNSTVGIDSVILGEGELPMLTLVNRLKSKQSWKDIDGLAYMHNGEAVYNQKKETISDLSVLPFAARDSLYYLKNQGYSTRTASIYSSRGCRGNCIYCTAPSSSCLELEKWRCRSGESLYEEVEFLVKEFGVEYLYFCDVNFIGYGSKALERLEVFCNKIIENNIKINFHAEIRVDSIKPDLLNLLKKAGLRDLLLGLESGSQRLLNLWRKGVTVERNLRAVEMVKSHGFMLEPAMIMVSPSTTKQDLIDTIDFIVESKIYEDNVPMNMFNKMVLFRGSEAERLLRDEGKLDSPDMSVITKPVKNENDLVAICKEMLAREYKIFDDDVEKVWEVLVPYINKLTWLIQDYFPDYMSSEFRQMRSNSNKKESRQEILTKIIGIKKWRDQIGELIKNILLATKECLSKNEVNVGEFSRVIVCIIDEYEIECFGDILKTGT
- a CDS encoding phosphopantetheine-binding protein, with the protein product MANENLAQIQNDLKELIVETYCKDKGVDSIALNCNIASAFMLNSVDALELLLKIEQKFDIEISDEYLNIDLLQDAEKLSEFIYNLKVEV
- a CDS encoding radical SAM protein → MSFSELFSVKHNCSQVEVETTNQCNAKCIHCPSTRRLDSALFMSPDTFKKVIEVYNRYYSEAEERKPKFLFAGGGEPLLNKNLESYIKLCTQNGYPSEIITNGQLLTHKRVEGLVKSGLNQINVSVHAITKEDYKAALDLDFDITLDNVLGVRDYLRDNNITETKLLIISNELSVVKSTSEEIQRFWEEKQIDFAGSKPIWNRAGNLKDFDKVLLDENHHTLPNFELPAWCLVPKYQDTIGTNGDFLKCGCDFFGPAEIYGNVCSDELTEVYQRYENVLENGKQLDSCINCVKANTETFFSEFSGFVNK
- a CDS encoding acyl carrier protein, giving the protein MTETKESIQKCVRKCLNEDENYKVDLDAELTNLGMNSITLIKLLVLLEAELGIQFDESKFSFKDYKTLNSVAEYVDTLKV
- a CDS encoding glycosyltransferase family 4 protein; the encoded protein is MKILHIVDYIGPHGGLYQILRILEENLGSYGIENHYLALKNTPYELDQSLVTLPMDVLGDGDFYSYIDEQKPDIIHIHSDLQNECFEYCIENYVTVRSVFDWGPFCPRPMFDNAYCPCDPLFKEKRDQEFINRFCIKEGCIKEEDIAAFNKKINLLKRVKMNVCLSEANVNYLVNMGADREKIFKMPPIMKPPKTFEKQAEENVLLFAGRVVYHKGTELLLKSLTKVKNKNWKLFIEGTGDKAYVADLVRFSIVNNIDDKVIFMGHSKYEEYLNVFNKAKIMIFPSIYAEGYGYPGYEAMLRGIPLVAFAEIGGVDEWLRDGYNGIKVPFMDTDKMANAIDSLLDNEALYKKCRDNSIAWSKSIDFEAEIKAMSDMYHNVMKNN
- a CDS encoding 3-Oxoacyl-(acyl-carrier-protein (ACP)) synthase III domain-containing protein, with product MASIGYMDYYLPGNTICVHEFFEKCKDELFPDPQNAAEVEKYFIEKAGFDKIAIENERNILSIFEELVQKYLDETNIDKNSIKYIFYTDIATSLTDGGITSVPNYIKEKFNIENASVSEINQQCGSCVWTIGMASRLLRENEVAIILTANMMEGFTERYKPHSIIGDAAAIMEIKYSNDGIEILDFDFNTKQYEGEVGINNNLEMMKVCSRTINNLLKRNGVSKDELACVLHQNLSIEIYEIIFCLLLELNKDVLFWDNIKEIAHIGDADLIANCRDVMKKRKMKKGDKMVFYAIGEISKSVNYNCILLQVNN
- a CDS encoding acyl carrier protein, producing the protein MKEQIYNQVCEMLKEVLQKDKYIFNENTVLLGQGGIMDSLTITSFINKIESNFKVDIIEEDLELECLETVGSLTDFLFDSGCSDK
- a CDS encoding HAD-IIIC family phosphatase, producing the protein MIKCIVWDLDDTVWDGTLKYNSDVRLKEDVVSTIKMADEMGIIQTIASRNDYSAALYKIRELKIDKFFINPEISDSSKAESIKRISVHFNISPDSIAFVDDNDFELYEVKRFLPEVKVFNIKDKLLLEEQIKSLSETFPSLSNHRELMEKREKRLQAEKAFLGTREEFLKECCMTLTIRAYKDSDLNRVFELVHRTNQMNNLHTRLDLNSLKEYATDSSKAIFVCELTDIFGEHGIVGVSMFSLNSENAVLDLFCISCRIEGRGIGTAFLNSAMLSLEKEKPYIKNIECTYEKRENNKPAYLLLKLLGFETIEKSGKSFFLRLDAEKVKEMLIEWLKIIYGENK
- a CDS encoding B12-binding domain-containing radical SAM protein; the protein is MKILLISVNQERFPHPVFPIGAYIIAKSIMMQHEVDFVDLNLLTTEEALQRIREAQPDIIGISMRNLDNVVYLNYKSFIPELKVLVSQIRKDGYQGKIILGGAGFSIMPKEILDITEADYGIIGPGEKSFPKLLEKLQNNEDPPHLIIYDTEDLYENPFTVSQQLIELNAKFNFEWYKQFHGSIGITTKRGCNYNCIYCTYPIIEGRTCHLRKPEDVVNEMEFYIKTMGINYFLFTDSVFNDPVEHSRSIAQEIKRRELPVCWTGSVDLGNLTREDILLFKDTGCEGVDLGMDSGSNEVLKRYGKSCDTKAIYKATEECKLQDMPVYFNIILGGPGETEETLNETFSLLEKTEPESTGIVIGMRIYPKTPLYYLAIKEGVINIDTDLTEPHFYIAPEVKDCIVEIVKAESVKHPSWIIPGINF